The Anopheles coluzzii chromosome 2, AcolN3, whole genome shotgun sequence genome window below encodes:
- the LOC120961435 gene encoding uncharacterized protein LOC120961435 — protein sequence MFPSFTLRLTIVIDRYCPERVSVHCVLLPIRCSHTKCFSRAETNREKTMATTWIPTSVHGPYPPHMVPGGVDSDGAQIFVGRAHHAGDLLPAKVIPDKTAAYVAYGGQETLVEHVEVLVHKQLIWDTASAGQVPLGAVVGGHTSDGEILYVGRAYHEGSQTIGKVQCSHNCIYIPYGGAEVSVPTYEVLCERCYPHYGFHPDYLSNPADLSYDPTEPTAPPPPSAFVGQRKSSSSSSDSSRASCSALSGGSECKPPGYGLISSDFAGCWQHCNVNGPFPPNMVRAGVDSDGEVIYVGRAFHEGDMVPAKVIPTKNVAFVCHGGEEVLKEDFEVLRYGAFVWEYSSNGSVPETAMRIGQTMDGEPLYMGRAIYSGSQTPGKVHPSHGCCYLPFDGAEVSVTDYEVLCIR from the exons ATGTTTCCATCATTCACACTTCGACTAACGATCGTTATCGACCGATACTGCCCTGAGCGAGTGTCTGTGCACTGTGTACTCTTGCCCATTCGCTGTTCGCATACGAAGTGCTTCTCCAGGGCCGAAACAAACCGGGAAAAAACAATGG CAACCACATGGATCCCGACCAGCGTACATGGACCGTACCCACCCCACATGGTGCCGGGCGGTGTGGACAGTGACGGTGCGCAGATCTTCGTCGGCCGGGCACACCATGCCGGTGATCTGCTGCCCGCGAAAGTGATTCCGGACAAGACTGCCGCGTACGTTGCGTACGGTGGCCAGGAGACGCTGGTCGAGCACGTGGAGGTGCTGGTCCACAAGCAGCTGATCTGGGATACGGCTTCGGCCGGCCAGGTACCGCTCGGCGCTGTCGTCGGTGGCCACACGTCCGATGGGGAGATACTGTACGTTGGCCGCGCCTACCACGAGGGATCGCAAACGATCGGCAAGGTGCAGTGCTCGCACAACTGCATCTACATCCCGTACGGTGGTGCGGAAGTGTCCGTCCCTACCTATGAGGTGCTGTGCGAGCGAT GTTATCCTCATTACGGCTTCCATCCCGATTACTTGTCTAATCCGGCGGACTTATCGTATGACCCAACCGAACCGACGGCTCCACCACCGCCGTCCGCTTTCGTTGGTCAACGAAAATCCAGCTCATCGTCCTCCGATTCTTCACGGGCTTCTTGCTCCGCTTTATCGGGAGGTAGCGAGTGTAAGCCACCGGGTTATGGGCTAATATCGAGCGACTTTG CTGGCTGCTGGCAACACTGCAACGTCAATGGACCGTTCCCGCCGAACATGGTGCGCGCCGGCGTCGATAGCGACGGTGAGGTGATCTACGTGGGGCGTGCCTTTCACGAGGGCGACATGGTGCCGGCCAAGGTGATTCCCACCAAGAACGTGGCGTTCGTGTGCCACGGCGGCGAGGAGGTGCTGAAGGAAGACTTCGAAGTGCTGCGCTACGGTGCGTTCGTGTGGGAGTACTCCTCGAACGGTTCCGTGCCGGAAACGGCCATGAGGATTGGCCAGACGATGGACGGGGAGCCGCTGTACATGGGGCGCGCCATCTACAGTGGGTCGCAAACGCCCGGCAAGGTGCATCCGTCGCACGGTTGCTGCTACCTGCCGTTCGATGGGGCTGAGGTAAGCGTCACCGATTACGAGGTGCTGTGCATTCGATAA
- the LOC120951021 gene encoding congested-like trachea protein yields MSENKSPIKYFLSGGFGGICTVLAGHPLDTIKVRLQTMPLPAAGQAPLYAGTLDCAKKTIAREGFRGLYKGMSAPITGVAPIFAVSFFGFGLGKRLQQKTPDEELNYTQLFAAGAFSGIFTTTVMAPGERIKCLLQIQQGGNSPQKYSGMVDCAKQLYAEGGMRSIYKGAFATLLRDVPASGMYFLTYEYIQRALAPKAGEQKDASIGLLGTIFAGGMAGIANWAIGMPADVLKSRLQTAPEGTYPNGIRDVFRELMRREGPLALYKGVTPVMLRAFPANAACFIGVEVFMKFLNVVAPGL; encoded by the coding sequence ATGTCGGAAAACAAGAGCCCAATCAAGTATTTCCTGTCCGGCGGGTTCGGTGGCATCTGTACCGTGCTGGCAGGCCACCCGCTCGACACGATCAAGGTGCGGCTGCAGACGATGCCCCTGCCCGCCGCCGGCCAGGCCCCGCTGTACGCGGGCACGCTCGACTGCGCCAAGAAGACGATCGCCCGCGAAGGCTTCCGGGGGCTGTACAAGGGCATGTCGGCCCCGATCACGGGCGTGGCGCCGATCTTCGCCGTTAGCTTCTTCGGCTTCGGGCTGGGCAAGCGGCTGCAGCAGAAAACGCCCGACGAGGAGCTCAACTACACGCAGCTCTTTGCGGCGGGTGCGTTTTCGGGCATCTTCACCACGACCGTGATGGCGCCGGGCGAGCGGATCAAGTGTCTGCTGCAGATCCAGCAGGGCGGCAACTCGCCTCAGAAGTACAGCGGCATGGTGGATTGCGCGAAGCAGCTGTACGCCGAGGGCGGGATGCGCAGCATCTACAAGGGCGCGTTCGCGACGCTGCTGCGCGATGTGCCCGCCTCGGGCATGTACTTCCTCACGTACGAGTACATCCAGCGGGCGCTGGCACCGAAGGCGGGCGAGCAGAAGGACGCATCGATCGGGCTGCTCGGCACGATCTTTGCCGGCGGGATGGCGGGCATCGCGAACTGGGCGATCGGCATGCCGGCCGACGTGCTGAAGTCGCGGCTGCAGACGGCCCCGGAGGGCACGTACCCGAACGGCATCCGGGACGTGTTCCGGGAGCTGATGCGCCGGGAGGGACCGCTCGCGCTGTACAAGGGCGTGACGCCGGTGATGTTGCGTGCGTTCCCGGCCAATGCGGCCTGCTTCATCGGGGTGGAAGTGTTCATGAAGTTCCTGAACGTCGTTGCACCAGGGCTGTAG
- the LOC120951022 gene encoding uncharacterized protein LOC120951022: protein MAKAPAKEEYELQHFNFSLEELVAQNAEMVQSLQSKLLSRFTEKLIEKRQIPPEPAERLRASCNKTALAMYSDCQPALDRLNALFRQTFAIPDNVLLPTDVLQSRGYTEELVGSLEQEVRSAKDAVMQGAVFIASLDAEMELHRALEPCYQAEEDVVELLKELQEEEIDPQDVFDMVKRMEIAGIVEGADSQVDSLEFE, encoded by the exons ATGGCAAAAGCCCCGGCGAAAGAAGAGTACGAGCTGCAGCACTTTAACTTCTCTTTGGAGGAATTAGTGGCTCAAA ATGCCGAAATGGTACAGTCCTTGCAGAGCAAACTGCTGTCCCGCTTTACCGAGAAGCTGATCGAGAAGCGACAGATCCCGCCGGAACCGGCAGAACGATTGCGGGCCAGCTGCAACAAAACGGCGCTCGCCATGTACAGCGACTGCCAGCCCGCGCTGGACCGATTGAACGCCCTGTTCCGCCAAACCTTCGCCATCCCGGACAACGTGCTGCTGCCGACGGATGTGCTACAGTCGCGCGGCTACACGGAGGAGCTGGTCGGTTCGCTCGAGCAGGAGGTACGGTCGGCCAAGGATGCCGTAATGCAGGGGGCGGTGTTTATCGCCTCGCTCGACGCGGAAATGGAGCTGCATCGGGCGCTGGAACCGTGCTACCAGGCGGAAGAGGACGTGGTCGAGCTGCTGAAGGAGCTGCAGGAGGAAGAGATCGACCCGCAGGACGTGTTCGATATGGTGAAACGGATGGAAATCGCCGGCATCGTGGAGGGTGCGGACAGCCAAGTGGATAGTTTGGAGTTTGAATAG